A genomic segment from Williamwhitmania taraxaci encodes:
- a CDS encoding quinone oxidoreductase family protein: MKALTFSKFGSPDVLEYLEIPKPLIKANEILLENKAIGLNFADIYRRKGNYHLKGEPPFIAGYEGAGIVSESKSDKFKVGDRVAYTDVPFANAEFVLIPETHAIPIPYDIEYSLAASVLLQGLTAQYLANDSYSVKFGEVVLIHAASGGVGQILIQLCKLKGAIVIGLSRNIDKLNTILDCKADYAIELNNSWKSKIMQITNQKGVDVVFDSVGSTLMDSFEVTKERGHVVFYGMSGGDPKAVDPRMLMDTSKTLTGGDLWSYLTNESERKRRANELFVLIKSGAIKIKDPVQFKLAEGKKAHEFLENGESSSKVLLIP, from the coding sequence ATGAAAGCATTGACATTCTCAAAATTTGGCTCACCAGATGTACTCGAATATCTAGAAATTCCAAAACCACTTATAAAAGCCAATGAAATCCTTTTGGAAAACAAAGCAATTGGACTAAACTTCGCTGATATTTATAGAAGGAAAGGTAATTATCATTTAAAGGGAGAACCACCTTTTATTGCTGGGTACGAAGGAGCTGGAATTGTTAGTGAATCTAAGTCTGACAAATTTAAAGTTGGAGATAGAGTTGCTTATACAGATGTTCCTTTTGCAAACGCAGAGTTTGTTTTGATTCCTGAAACTCATGCAATCCCTATTCCATATGATATTGAATATTCTTTGGCTGCATCAGTACTTTTACAAGGGCTAACTGCCCAATATTTGGCAAATGATAGCTATTCTGTAAAGTTTGGAGAAGTTGTTCTTATACATGCAGCATCGGGAGGTGTTGGGCAAATCTTAATCCAGCTTTGCAAATTAAAAGGAGCAATTGTTATAGGATTGTCTAGGAATATTGATAAACTGAATACAATTTTAGATTGTAAAGCAGATTATGCAATCGAGTTAAATAACAGTTGGAAATCTAAAATAATGCAAATAACAAATCAAAAAGGTGTTGATGTTGTGTTTGATAGTGTGGGATCAACATTGATGGATAGTTTTGAAGTTACCAAAGAACGTGGACACGTAGTATTTTATGGCATGAGTGGAGGAGACCCAAAAGCAGTCGACCCAAGAATGCTAATGGACACAAGTAAAACGCTTACAGGAGGGGATTTATGGTCTTACTTAACAAATGAAAGTGAAAGAAAACGCAGAGCGAATGAACTGTTTGTTTTAATAAAATCAGGTGCAATAAAAATAAAAGACCCCGTTCAATTTAAACTTGCAGAAGGAAAAAAAGCTCATGAATTTTTAGAAAATGGAGAAAGTTCAAGTAAGGTATTATTAATTCCTTAA
- a CDS encoding RNA-directed DNA polymerase, protein MQLSLFDIPQPKIALQELFEAYFSCRSNKRNTVNAIAFEIDYESNLVKLCEEINNGTYQVGRSIAFIVNKPVTREIFAADFRDRVVHHLIINKLNPLFEKQFINDSYSCREGKGTHFGIQRVDKFIRQCSANYTKDCYILKLDLQGFFMSINKQILFKKLTEFINTKYNEPDKPLLIELCCKTIFNDPTKNCIIKGKRSNWNDLPNNKSLFHSPPNCGLPIGNLTSQVFANFYMDTFNHYIKHDLGIRYYGRYVDDFVIVHQSKEYLKELMQKLTSFLHSTLQATIHPKKIYLQHYSKGVKFIGAVILPNRIYIANRTKGNFYNAIEKQNRIARNHKPTKEEQSAFQSSMNSYLGIMKHYKTYKLRKGMIFKNLSAWWWNYVYLSGGIAKFEMKRKNYVG, encoded by the coding sequence TTGCAATTATCACTTTTCGACATACCGCAACCTAAAATTGCACTACAAGAATTATTTGAAGCCTACTTTTCTTGCCGTTCGAACAAACGCAATACCGTTAATGCCATTGCTTTTGAGATTGATTACGAAAGCAATTTAGTAAAGCTATGCGAAGAGATAAACAACGGAACCTATCAGGTAGGTAGGTCAATAGCATTTATAGTTAATAAGCCTGTAACACGTGAAATTTTTGCAGCCGATTTCCGTGATAGAGTAGTTCATCATCTTATCATAAATAAACTCAATCCGTTGTTTGAAAAACAGTTTATCAACGATAGTTACAGTTGCAGAGAGGGCAAAGGCACACATTTCGGCATTCAGAGAGTAGATAAGTTTATACGCCAATGCTCTGCCAATTACACCAAAGACTGTTACATTTTGAAACTCGATTTGCAGGGCTTTTTTATGAGCATTAACAAGCAAATTCTTTTCAAAAAACTTACCGAATTTATAAACACAAAATATAACGAACCCGATAAACCCTTATTGATAGAGCTTTGTTGCAAAACCATTTTCAACGACCCAACAAAAAACTGCATCATTAAAGGAAAACGCAGCAATTGGAACGATTTGCCCAATAACAAAAGCCTGTTTCACAGTCCGCCCAATTGCGGTTTGCCAATAGGCAACCTCACCAGTCAGGTATTTGCCAATTTCTACATGGATACATTCAACCATTATATAAAGCACGATTTAGGCATTCGCTATTACGGCAGATATGTGGATGATTTTGTAATAGTACACCAGAGCAAAGAGTATTTAAAAGAACTTATGCAAAAACTTACCAGCTTTCTGCATTCAACTTTACAGGCAACTATTCACCCAAAAAAGATTTACCTGCAACATTACAGTAAGGGAGTGAAATTTATTGGTGCTGTAATTTTACCAAACCGCATATACATTGCCAACCGTACCAAAGGAAACTTTTACAACGCCATAGAAAAGCAAAACCGCATAGCGAGAAACCATAAACCCACAAAAGAAGAACAATCGGCTTTCCAAAGCAGTATGAACTCGTATTTAGGAATAATGAAGCATTATAAAACATACAAACTGCGAAAAGGTATGATTTTTAAAAACCTGAGTGCATGGTGGTGGAATTATGTATATTTATCGGGCGGAATTGCTAAATTTGAAATGAAAAGGAAGAATTACGTTGGGTAA
- a CDS encoding four helix bundle protein: MALYYELQVFKDVYTLVQKVFLYTQEFPREYKYTLGQDMKRDAIQLVRSIYRANKAQDKVVYLEAFLDDFELLKFEIRLCVDMKILAVKKQAELSGLMDSIGKQITGWRNANR; this comes from the coding sequence ATGGCATTATATTACGAATTGCAGGTTTTTAAGGATGTATACACGCTTGTGCAGAAGGTGTTTTTGTATACACAGGAGTTTCCTCGTGAATATAAATATACACTTGGGCAAGATATGAAGCGTGATGCAATACAGCTTGTAAGGAGTATATACAGGGCAAATAAAGCACAAGATAAGGTTGTATATCTTGAGGCATTTTTAGATGATTTTGAATTGCTGAAATTTGAGATACGCTTATGTGTTGATATGAAAATTTTAGCCGTAAAAAAACAAGCCGAGTTATCAGGGTTAATGGATAGCATAGGCAAACAGATTACCGGTTGGCGTAATGCCAATCGGTAA
- a CDS encoding Lcl domain-containing protein → MKRIFTILAAVLMTATVWAQSPEKMSYQAVIRNSSNALVTSTNVGMQISILQGSSTGTVVYTETQTPTTNANGLVSLEIGTGTIVTGTFSAINWATGPYFIKTETDPSGGTAYTIAGTNELMSVPYALFSANGTPGPTGPQGIQGLTGATGAAGTNGAVGATGATGLTGAAGTNGVDGAAGLTTSVNGVTQVAGAITLTKANIGLANVDNTTDANKPISTATQTALDLKVDKVTGKGLSTEDYTTAEKTKLAGIATGAEVNVQADWNQATTTADDYIKNKPIIPTAADGSETKVTAGTNVTVTGAGTTVSPYVVNATGATALTIGQSYQGGIIFWLDATGQHGLIAATADQSTGIQWYNGTSTVTNAVRDGIGAGKFNTERIIANQGEGAYAAQICANYQGGNYGDWYLPSNYELNLLFSQKVVVGGFANASYWSSSENGNGYAWRQYFANGSQSYGGKSLADYVRAVRAF, encoded by the coding sequence ATGAAAAGAATTTTCACAATTTTGGCAGCAGTTTTAATGACTGCAACAGTATGGGCACAAAGTCCCGAGAAAATGAGCTATCAGGCAGTAATTCGTAACAGCAGTAATGCTCTTGTTACAAGTACAAATGTTGGAATGCAAATAAGTATTTTGCAAGGCTCGTCAACAGGAACGGTTGTTTATACAGAAACCCAAACCCCAACCACCAATGCCAATGGATTGGTAAGTTTAGAAATTGGAACAGGAACAATTGTTACAGGAACTTTTTCTGCTATCAATTGGGCAACCGGTCCATATTTTATTAAAACCGAAACCGACCCATCAGGCGGCACAGCTTATACCATTGCAGGCACTAACGAATTAATGAGTGTGCCGTATGCTTTATTTTCGGCTAATGGAACACCTGGACCAACTGGCCCACAAGGTATTCAAGGTTTGACCGGTGCAACAGGAGCAGCAGGGACAAACGGAGCAGTTGGAGCAACAGGTGCTACTGGCTTAACAGGCGCAGCAGGAACAAATGGGGTTGACGGAGCAGCAGGTCTCACAACTTCAGTGAATGGTGTTACCCAAGTAGCTGGTGCAATAACCCTAACCAAAGCAAACATTGGACTTGCTAATGTAGATAACACTACCGATGCAAACAAACCTATTAGCACAGCAACTCAAACAGCATTGGATTTAAAAGTTGACAAAGTAACAGGCAAAGGTTTATCAACAGAAGATTACACCACTGCTGAAAAAACAAAACTTGCAGGCATAGCCACGGGAGCTGAAGTGAATGTACAAGCCGACTGGAATCAGGCAACAACAACTGCCGATGATTATATCAAAAACAAACCAATAATACCAACTGCTGCCGACGGCTCCGAAACCAAAGTAACCGCAGGAACAAATGTAACTGTAACAGGTGCAGGAACAACTGTAAGCCCTTATGTGGTGAATGCAACAGGAGCAACAGCTCTTACTATTGGCCAAAGCTACCAAGGCGGCATAATATTTTGGTTAGATGCCACAGGGCAGCATGGTTTAATAGCTGCCACTGCCGATCAAAGCACAGGGATACAATGGTATAATGGAACTTCTACTGTTACTAATGCCGTGAGAGATGGCATCGGTGCAGGTAAATTTAATACAGAGCGTATTATAGCTAATCAAGGCGAAGGAGCTTATGCTGCACAAATATGTGCCAACTATCAGGGTGGTAATTATGGCGACTGGTATTTACCTTCCAATTACGAGTTAAACTTATTGTTCAGCCAAAAAGTTGTGGTTGGTGGTTTTGCTAATGCGTCCTATTGGAGTTCCAGTGAGAACGGTAACGGCTACGCTTGGCGCCAGTACTTCGCCAATGGCAGCCAGAGCTACGGCGGTAAGAGCCTCGCAGACTATGTGCGGGCTGTTCGGGCTTTTTAA